The Burkholderia cepacia genomic interval GCGTCGCTGCTGTTCCCGATCCCGCGCGCCGGGGCGCGCGAGCAGCTCGGCATCGCGTCGGCGCTGCCGTTCTTCGGCACCGACATCTGGAACGCATACGAACTGTCGTGGCTCAACGCGCGCGGCAAGCCGCAGATCGCGGTTGCGACCTTCTACGTGCCGGCCGAATCGCCGAACATCGTCGAATCGAAATCGTTCAAGCTGTATCTCGGCTCGTTCGCGCAATCGAAGTTCGACTCGCTCGACACGGTGCGCGACGTGCTGAAGCGCGACGTGTCGGCCGCGTGCGGCGCGAGCGTCGCCGTGCAGCTGGTGTCGCCGCACGATTTCGGCAAGCTCGAGATGGAGGAGCTCGACGGGCTGCCGCTCGACCGGCTCGACCTCGATACCGACGTGTACGAACCCGATCCGTCGCTGCTGTCCGCGGCCGCCGACGAAGCGCCGGTCGAGGAGACGCTCGTGTCCGACCTGCTGCGCTCGAACTGCCCGGTCACCGGCCAGCCCGACTGGGGCAGCGTGCAGATTCACTACGTCGGGCCGCAGATCGATCATGCGGGGCTGCTGCGCTACATCATCTCGTTTCGCAATCACACAGGCTTTCACGAGCAGTGCGTCGAGCGGATCTTCCTCGACATCCTGCATGCGTGCAAACCGGTGAAGCTCGCGGTGTATGCGCGCTACACGCGGCGTGGCGGGCTCGACATCAATCCGTTCCGCACGAATTACAACCAGCCGATGCCGGACAACGCGCGGACGGCGCGGCAGTAAATGAAGTGAAGTCGGCGGGCATTTCGCGGCCCGCCAATGCAGACTACTTGCGGAAAAGGCGTCTTCGCGGACGCCAATCGATGCCGTGGGCGTCCAGTATGCGTCTGAGTCGGCGAACTTCGCTCCCGAGCGCCACGAGCATCACGGCCATCACAACGGGCATCACCCACTCACCCGCATACCGGAAGGTCGCCCACGCAATAGCCGCGAAGACGGCGCTACAAATCAGAAGCGCGACGCGATCTGCGATACGGTTCATGCTGCTGCCTGTTGCGCGAGGCTCATCACGCGGTAGTGGTGCCGAGCTGTTCCCAGGGCAAACACTTCCGGGTGCGAAGCCAGATGCCGCGCCAGCGCACCATCGATCCTGATCCCGTGCTTTGAAAGCACATTGGCGGCCGACCGCGAAGCGTCGATGCCATTGGAACACGAGAGCGAATGGCCCGACGCCACTAGAAGACTGCCAATCGCCGCCCCAACGTACCAGGATGCGTATAGCGATCCCGCGTACACCAGCACATCGCTCAATACCCCTGCGCCGATCAATTCACCAATCGTAACGCGCGACCCAAACGTCTTGACCGCAGTTGCAATCGCCCCAATGGTCGTCAACGCTTGTTGCTGCGTCGAAAACAGGCTCGCGGGAACGGGTAACCCCATTGCATCCATGTTTTCCTTGAACGTCAGATAGAAGCCCCGGCAGGACGCCATCTCAAACACCTCGCTTTTGGTAAATGGATACATCAATATACAGAGCGCATAGGGAATTTTATTGAGATTCAAATTTTTGAGACTTTACGAAGCACTCCGTGCGATTCGCACACGCCCGCCACATCTGTGTTCAACCGACGTTGGGCACCACTGAACTTCTTAACGACTTTGTTAGAAATCGCAAACTCGAGCAACCAAAGATGCACTTAGAGCCATCGGCTTATACACATCTTCTGCTCGATTTTTGAGCATAGCTCCCGGAACCCCTTGAAATATGGGATTCTGGGCTATTGGGCGCCGTGAGGCGAGGCTCGGGCAACCTCAAATCGCAACTGTGGTCAAATCACCATGGCACCCTCACCGCCTTTGTGTAGTTCTTCCGCGATACAGTCGGATGGCGAAAAACCTCTGTTATTTCCCGACGGCTTTCGCCACATGGGTCAAAGCGGCCGAGTTGTTTGAGTTCGACTGGCGTGCGATACGTGGACGACGCGGTAGTAAGCCGGGTGGACTTCGCCGGCTGACACCTGCAGTGGTGGCCCAAACCGCCACGCGCGGCGCTCACGCAGCCAGTGCCGGCTGCAAACCACCGAAGGTACGCGCGAAGTTGTTCTCGATATAGGCCAGCAGGCACGTTAGCGTCTCTTGGTCTTCGTACAGGTCGGCAAACACATCCTCATCCAGCGAATCAGGATCGATACGCTCGATCTGATCGAGCCGCAGGCGGATGATCTCTATCAACACGGCCCATTCGCCCATCAGCAATGGCAGTGCCATGCCGCCGTGATCATTCCGCTGATCGTTTATTACGTTCATGTCGCCGCCATCGGTGGCACACATCCGCAGTCTCGCCCCTTCACGACAGCCCGGCCAATCGCCGGGCGTCCCATTTCCTTTCGACGGCGGCGCGGTACAGCATCGCAAGCGTGATCGGTTCCCGCTTGAGGCCGTGCGGCTTTCGAAGAACCCAACGCTGGAACAGCGAATAGAGCAGCCCCTCGCCTTCCATCAGAAAATACCTGTGGAAATCGAAGTCGCCCGTATCGACGGCAAAACGTTCGAAAAAAAGACCCATGAAATCGTTGGCTTCGTCGCCGGTTTGGCCAAGATCCTCCCAAAGCCTCGTGGCAGCGGATAGCGGAGCGGATTTTCCAAGCCCCGCCTCTGATCTGACGAAGGCTTCGATTTGGTCCCAACGCACGTTTTCCATCGAATGATGCGAAATGTCTAATTCGGCGCAAACACGTTGGCTCGGCACTTCGGGCAATACAGGTAGAGTGTGTTGCCATCGGGCATGGAAACGAAGCCGCGCCTTGCCTGGTCAATTTGCCAAGCTGCCGTGCCGCCATCCGGAAAATGCGCTTTGCCTTCGGCATAGCAATTGGCTGCAACCAAATCATGGCCGTACTCCCGTTCTGTCACGCGTCTCGCACGTTTAAAAAACTCACGGACATCCGCCGGTGGGAGAACGAAAGAACGACACATATCTGCCGTTTCGTTCCCACTCATGTATTCAGACCGCGCGCCGTTCTTGGTGATTTCGACTGACTTCGGCGCAACAAGCCGCGCTGTCTTACTGGACATGGGCGACACCCCATCGGACAACGCACCCGCAACCACATCGCGATTTAACAAGAGCCCCAAAGTCAGCACTGCGATCCACATCACCATGACACCCTCGCCACTTCCGTACGGTTCTTCCACGATACTGAGCGAGTGATGGCCATACAACGCAATTCATTGCGACGAACCCGATCGGAATCGATCGACGTCACGCGCGCGCCCGCGCCGATCGCTGCCGCCC includes:
- the queF gene encoding NADPH-dependent 7-cyano-7-deazaguanine reductase QueF (Catalyzes the NADPH-dependent reduction of 7-cyano-7-deazaguanine (preQ0) to 7-aminomethyl-7-deazaguanine (preQ1) in queuosine biosynthesis), which codes for MHPEHSPLGKATVYAAQYDASLLFPIPRAGAREQLGIASALPFFGTDIWNAYELSWLNARGKPQIAVATFYVPAESPNIVESKSFKLYLGSFAQSKFDSLDTVRDVLKRDVSAACGASVAVQLVSPHDFGKLEMEELDGLPLDRLDLDTDVYEPDPSLLSAAADEAPVEETLVSDLLRSNCPVTGQPDWGSVQIHYVGPQIDHAGLLRYIISFRNHTGFHEQCVERIFLDILHACKPVKLAVYARYTRRGGLDINPFRTNYNQPMPDNARTARQ
- a CDS encoding DUF1493 family protein: MENVRWDQIEAFVRSEAGLGKSAPLSAATRLWEDLGQTGDEANDFMGLFFERFAVDTGDFDFHRYFLMEGEGLLYSLFQRWVLRKPHGLKREPITLAMLYRAAVERKWDARRLAGLS